A window of the Gemmatirosa kalamazoonensis genome harbors these coding sequences:
- a CDS encoding SusC/RagA family TonB-linked outer membrane protein: MSRIRFLLVTLACLALSATSASAQVRRVTGVITATGSGEPLSAASVQVVGTTTGTYTNEQGRFSISVPAGSQQLRVRRIGYLAKVVPVTANQTDVTVTLDKDVLQLETQVVTGTATSVARANAANAVSQVTAEQLTRAPAQTLDNALQGKIAGATITVNSGAPGGGSQVQLRGVTSINATSSPLYVVDGVIVSNQSFGIGLNSITNAGGGISTSQDQQVNRTADLNPEDIESIEVLKGPAAGAIYGSKASNGVIVIRTKRGANGRTQFSATQRLGTYQLQGNRKLGIRCFSSQQEAEDWYGGALPAPYDPTCHDFESEFYKPDGPSYQTALSLRGGTNTGTNYYVSGFAQRDNAIQRGSYYNKQSLQGNLGQTIGSKLTLQANNNFIHTLTDRGVSGNDNSPIISPGDIFSTTPSFFDLKSGARNPYIGEGTNPFQTATVTKEPEDVYRYIGNVSATWTAYTSQRQTFDITALGGIDAFTDHGKVNSPSIAYYESADGQPGTLVNSDVTSQYANLNLSGVHRLTMSPFTATTSFGLRREFRNSDQLWNQARTVPAGAQNIRLGLNQSNTETRFQVKDLAYFAQEELLMFNERLLLTGAVNAERSSVNGDDKKFYAYPKFAASYRVPFLPPHTDEVKLRFAFGRAGNQPGFGAKYTTLPVSPYSGQLGGLISSIAGNPDIKPETSNETEGGIDVQLFSGRMSVSATLFRDRITDLILNAAVAPSTGFSSKTINGGAMFKTGTELELQATPIQTKALTWTSHTTFSNYNSRVTRLDVPCSNGGSFFSVRYGASWICQGNSITSVQVNHAGFDTTFSSTGAFVSRVRKTQLFESAPDFQMGFQNDFTVGRFRLGGLLDWRKGGYTVNLTNNYWDGTNLLADTATSQARLAAFSTGAGVYLEKATFLKLREINLSYGIPTSVARRVFGSSAQDVRLEFAGRNLYTWAPYTGYDPEVSNFGNQNIGRFQDVTPYPPSRSFFFAISANF, translated from the coding sequence GTGAGTCGCATTCGCTTCCTGCTCGTCACGCTGGCATGTCTGGCGCTGAGCGCGACGAGCGCGTCGGCGCAGGTGCGTCGGGTCACGGGCGTCATCACGGCCACTGGTTCCGGCGAGCCCCTCTCGGCGGCGAGCGTCCAGGTGGTCGGTACGACCACGGGTACGTACACGAACGAGCAGGGCCGCTTCTCCATCTCGGTGCCGGCCGGCTCGCAGCAGCTTCGCGTCCGCCGCATCGGGTACCTCGCGAAGGTCGTCCCGGTGACGGCCAACCAGACCGACGTCACGGTCACCCTCGACAAGGACGTCCTCCAGCTCGAGACGCAGGTCGTCACGGGCACGGCCACCTCGGTGGCCCGCGCGAACGCCGCGAACGCGGTGTCGCAGGTGACCGCCGAGCAGCTCACCCGCGCGCCCGCGCAGACGCTGGACAACGCGCTGCAGGGCAAGATCGCCGGCGCCACCATCACCGTGAACTCTGGCGCGCCGGGCGGCGGCTCGCAGGTCCAGCTGCGCGGCGTCACGTCGATCAACGCGACGTCCAGCCCGCTCTACGTCGTCGACGGCGTCATCGTCAGCAACCAGTCGTTCGGCATCGGCCTGAACTCGATCACGAACGCGGGCGGCGGCATCTCGACGAGCCAGGATCAGCAGGTGAACCGCACGGCCGACCTCAACCCCGAGGACATCGAGTCCATCGAGGTGCTGAAGGGTCCGGCCGCCGGCGCCATCTACGGCTCCAAGGCCTCCAACGGCGTCATCGTCATTCGCACGAAGCGCGGCGCGAACGGCCGCACGCAGTTCTCGGCCACGCAGCGCCTCGGCACGTACCAGCTGCAGGGGAACCGCAAGCTCGGTATCCGCTGCTTCTCGTCGCAGCAGGAGGCGGAGGACTGGTACGGCGGCGCGCTGCCGGCGCCGTACGATCCGACGTGCCACGACTTCGAGTCGGAGTTCTACAAGCCCGACGGGCCGTCGTACCAGACCGCGCTCTCGCTGCGCGGCGGCACGAACACCGGCACGAACTACTACGTGAGCGGCTTCGCGCAGCGCGACAACGCGATCCAGCGCGGCAGCTACTACAACAAGCAGTCGCTGCAGGGCAACCTGGGCCAGACGATCGGCAGCAAGCTCACGCTGCAGGCGAACAACAACTTCATCCACACGCTCACCGATCGCGGCGTCTCGGGCAACGACAACAGCCCGATCATCTCGCCAGGTGACATCTTCTCGACCACGCCGAGCTTCTTCGACCTGAAGTCGGGCGCGCGCAACCCGTACATCGGCGAGGGGACGAACCCGTTCCAGACGGCGACGGTCACGAAGGAGCCGGAGGACGTCTACCGCTACATCGGCAACGTCTCGGCCACGTGGACCGCGTACACGTCGCAGCGCCAGACGTTCGACATCACGGCGTTGGGCGGCATCGATGCGTTCACCGACCACGGCAAGGTCAACTCGCCGTCCATCGCGTACTACGAGTCGGCGGACGGGCAGCCGGGCACGCTCGTCAACAGCGACGTCACGAGCCAGTACGCGAACCTGAACCTGAGCGGCGTCCATCGCCTCACGATGTCGCCGTTCACGGCGACGACGTCGTTCGGTCTGCGCCGCGAGTTCCGGAACAGCGACCAGCTCTGGAACCAGGCGCGCACCGTGCCGGCCGGCGCGCAGAACATCCGCCTCGGCCTGAACCAGTCGAACACGGAGACGCGCTTCCAGGTGAAGGACCTCGCGTACTTCGCGCAGGAAGAGCTGCTCATGTTCAACGAGCGGCTGCTGCTCACGGGCGCCGTGAACGCGGAGCGCTCGAGCGTGAACGGCGACGACAAGAAGTTCTACGCGTACCCGAAGTTCGCCGCGTCGTACCGCGTGCCGTTCCTCCCGCCGCACACCGACGAGGTGAAGCTCCGCTTCGCCTTCGGCCGCGCGGGCAATCAGCCCGGCTTCGGCGCGAAGTACACGACGCTGCCCGTGTCGCCGTACAGCGGTCAGCTCGGTGGGCTCATCTCCTCGATCGCCGGCAACCCGGACATCAAGCCGGAGACGTCGAACGAGACCGAGGGCGGCATCGACGTCCAGCTGTTCTCCGGGCGCATGAGCGTGTCCGCGACGCTGTTCCGTGACAGGATCACGGACCTCATCCTGAACGCGGCCGTCGCCCCGTCCACGGGCTTCTCGAGCAAGACGATCAACGGCGGGGCGATGTTCAAGACCGGCACGGAGCTCGAGCTCCAGGCCACGCCGATCCAGACGAAGGCGCTCACGTGGACGTCGCACACGACGTTCTCGAACTACAACAGCCGCGTCACGCGACTCGACGTGCCGTGCTCGAACGGCGGCAGCTTCTTCTCGGTGCGCTACGGCGCGTCGTGGATCTGCCAGGGCAACTCGATCACGAGCGTCCAGGTGAACCACGCCGGCTTCGACACGACGTTCAGCTCGACCGGTGCGTTCGTGAGCCGCGTGCGCAAGACGCAGCTGTTCGAGAGCGCGCCCGACTTCCAGATGGGCTTCCAGAACGACTTCACGGTCGGCCGCTTCCGGCTGGGCGGGCTGCTCGACTGGCGCAAGGGCGGCTACACGGTCAACCTGACCAACAACTACTGGGACGGCACGAACCTGCTCGCGGACACCGCGACGTCGCAGGCGCGCCTGGCGGCGTTCAGCACGGGCGCCGGCGTGTACCTCGAGAAGGCCACGTTCCTCAAGCTGCGCGAGATCAACCTCTCGTACGGCATCCCGACCAGCGTGGCGCGCCGCGTGTTCGGCTCCTCGGCGCAGGACGTCCGCCTCGAGTTCGCCGGGCGCAACCTGTACACGTGGGCGCCCTACACCGGCTACGACCCCGAGGTCTCGAACTTCGGCAACCAGAACATCGGCCGGTTCCAGGACGTCACGCCGTATCCGCCGAGCCGGAGCTTCTTCTTCGCGATCTCCGCGAACTTCTAA
- a CDS encoding RagB/SusD family nutrient uptake outer membrane protein encodes MRYLFKRSAVVAAVGSAALFAACKDSTSVPDLNNVSSATIAGGLNAATAQLLLSGLLNNNRTNNGFRYLVFAETMARDVYNLDPAESRFITELLGVPIDPSAFTGGGSWLGYFQSIRTGKALLEGIGSAQGLSAQEQAGVRGITHTIMALELLRAWEMRGNNGIPVTVPNTINDPVSPILCTPNALAAISAILDSGATDLAAAGSSFGQIQLPAGFSTNGSFDNPAGFLKFNRAIKGQVEVYRGLAGNAASFTAAVTALNASFLDTTATTLTGGVYYTYSTAPGETQRPIAASTIYLNPSVGDSIQAGDLRAAKIKTIARVTRNNVQTTYTTTLSDPANLTGPIPIIRNAELILLRAQAEIGLGQLDAATRDLNVVRRKEGGLPNYATFTSATAAINALLYEKRYSLLLEGGAHRLVDLRFYNRFNATNLRKEQSADAFNSVLPIPKTEIDLRGGNVTCQ; translated from the coding sequence ATGCGATACCTCTTCAAGCGTTCCGCGGTCGTGGCCGCGGTGGGGTCGGCGGCGCTGTTCGCCGCCTGCAAGGACTCCACCTCGGTGCCCGACCTCAACAACGTCTCCTCCGCGACGATCGCAGGGGGGCTCAACGCCGCGACGGCGCAGCTGCTCCTTTCCGGGCTGCTGAACAACAACCGCACGAACAACGGCTTCCGCTACCTCGTCTTCGCGGAGACGATGGCGCGCGACGTCTACAACCTCGACCCGGCCGAGTCGCGCTTCATCACCGAGCTGCTCGGCGTGCCGATCGACCCCAGCGCGTTCACGGGCGGCGGCTCGTGGCTCGGGTACTTCCAGTCCATCCGGACGGGGAAGGCGCTCCTCGAAGGCATCGGGAGCGCGCAGGGGCTGAGCGCGCAGGAGCAGGCCGGCGTGCGCGGCATCACGCACACGATCATGGCGCTCGAGCTGCTGCGCGCGTGGGAGATGCGCGGCAACAACGGGATCCCGGTGACGGTGCCGAACACGATCAACGACCCCGTCTCGCCGATCCTCTGCACGCCGAACGCGCTCGCGGCCATCAGCGCGATCCTCGACTCCGGCGCGACGGATCTCGCGGCGGCCGGTTCGAGCTTCGGGCAGATCCAGCTGCCGGCGGGCTTCTCGACCAACGGCTCGTTCGACAACCCGGCGGGATTCCTGAAGTTCAACCGCGCCATCAAGGGGCAGGTCGAGGTGTACCGCGGCCTCGCCGGCAACGCGGCGTCGTTCACGGCGGCGGTCACGGCGCTGAACGCGTCGTTCCTCGACACCACGGCGACGACGCTGACGGGCGGCGTGTACTACACGTACAGCACCGCGCCGGGCGAGACGCAGCGCCCGATCGCGGCGTCGACGATCTACCTCAACCCGTCGGTCGGCGACAGCATCCAGGCCGGCGACCTGCGGGCGGCGAAGATCAAGACCATCGCCCGCGTGACGCGCAACAACGTGCAGACGACGTACACGACGACGCTCTCGGATCCGGCGAACCTCACCGGTCCGATCCCGATCATCCGCAACGCGGAGCTGATCCTGCTTCGCGCGCAGGCGGAGATCGGCCTCGGCCAGCTGGACGCCGCGACGCGTGACCTCAACGTCGTGCGCCGCAAGGAGGGTGGTCTGCCGAACTACGCCACCTTCACGAGCGCCACGGCCGCGATCAACGCGCTGCTCTACGAGAAGCGGTACTCGCTGCTCCTCGAGGGGGGCGCCCATCGCCTCGTCGACCTGCGCTTCTACAACCGCTTCAACGCGACCAACCTGCGGAAGGAGCAGTCGGCCGACGCGTTCAACAGCGTGCTGCCGATCCCGAAGACGGAGATCGACCTGCGCGGGGGCAACGTCACCTGCCAGTGA
- a CDS encoding TonB family protein, protein MRTRLTILAGTLAPALLSSQPAPRYVVAGNVRGADDARLAGAIVEMRAAGSASAARQATTDADGAFRFGDVAPGQVELRVRRVGFRPETLQVEVPQVDGGAVIVPLERAAQAMAGVVVRAQSRATASITPFAAFERRRAAGLGRFVTRADIDKRRPQRTSDLFRSVPGVVLVQGEAGTLVPQFRNSMSAGTASRGASSQGACTPFYWMDGTPLGALALDLDAIPPGAIEGIELYSGIATVPAALRGGVSNAVCGVIAVWTRRGGPRTGPGSVSSLQLAKLVESGDVFTADQVDDAAVMLPVVPFTPEYPDALRKTAGKVVAEFVVDANGDIEGETIGFVSSTAPAFSESVRAALFGLHFTAAQRKGHAVRQVVQWPVKFEPDDKGAAVVKTP, encoded by the coding sequence ATGCGCACTCGTCTAACGATTCTCGCCGGGACGCTCGCGCCCGCGCTGCTGTCGTCGCAGCCGGCGCCGCGCTACGTCGTGGCCGGCAACGTGCGCGGCGCCGACGACGCCCGCCTCGCCGGCGCGATCGTCGAGATGCGCGCCGCCGGCAGCGCGAGCGCGGCGAGGCAGGCGACCACCGACGCCGACGGCGCGTTCCGCTTCGGCGACGTCGCACCGGGACAGGTGGAGCTGCGCGTGCGGCGCGTCGGCTTCCGTCCCGAGACGCTGCAGGTCGAGGTGCCGCAGGTCGACGGCGGCGCGGTGATCGTGCCGCTCGAGCGCGCCGCACAGGCGATGGCGGGCGTGGTGGTGCGCGCGCAGTCGCGCGCGACCGCGTCCATCACGCCGTTCGCGGCGTTCGAGCGACGGCGGGCGGCGGGGCTCGGCCGCTTCGTCACACGGGCCGACATCGACAAGCGGCGCCCGCAGCGAACGTCCGACCTGTTCCGCTCAGTGCCCGGCGTCGTCCTCGTGCAGGGCGAGGCGGGCACGCTCGTGCCGCAGTTCCGCAACTCGATGTCGGCCGGCACCGCGTCGCGTGGCGCGAGCAGCCAGGGCGCGTGCACGCCGTTCTACTGGATGGACGGCACCCCGTTAGGCGCCCTCGCGCTCGACCTCGACGCCATCCCGCCGGGCGCGATCGAGGGGATCGAGCTGTACAGCGGCATCGCGACCGTGCCGGCGGCGCTGCGCGGCGGCGTGTCGAACGCCGTGTGCGGCGTGATCGCGGTGTGGACGCGCCGCGGCGGCCCGCGCACCGGCCCGGGAAGCGTGTCGTCGCTGCAGCTCGCGAAGCTCGTCGAGTCGGGGGACGTGTTCACCGCCGACCAGGTGGACGACGCGGCGGTGATGCTGCCGGTCGTGCCGTTCACGCCCGAGTACCCGGACGCGCTGCGCAAGACGGCGGGGAAGGTGGTCGCGGAGTTCGTCGTCGACGCGAACGGCGACATCGAGGGGGAGACGATCGGCTTCGTCTCGTCCACCGCGCCGGCGTTCAGCGAGTCGGTGCGCGCCGCGCTGTTCGGCCTCCACTTCACCGCGGCGCAGCGGAAGGGGCACGCCGTGCGGCAGGTGGTGCAGTGGCCGGTCAAGTTCGAGCCGGACGACAAGGGCGCCGCAGTCGTGAAGACGCCCTGA
- a CDS encoding pyruvate dehydrogenase complex dihydrolipoamide acetyltransferase yields the protein MATKVMMEALSPTMEEGRLVKWLKNEGDAVKTGDTLAEVETDKAIMELVARGDGVLRKRLIDENTSTPVGQLIAVIAAPDENIDALVGGAAPAPAAAPAAAQPEAVVAQQREQAGASSVPRAPSQSQGEASTPPQEKVAAAPPGAAGGAAPRTPMPQAGGHESEQAPHAADNGGRVLSSPLARRMAAEAGLELEQVRGSGPGGRIIRRDVEAAAAAPRAPSAAPAAASEPAAAAPAAPAAAAPGDFQDVPLTQIRKTIARRLSESIGPVPTFYLTAEFDMARAAELRTQLAAMGDEYKVSFNDIVLKAVAVALSMHPEVNAHWLGDKIRQHRRVHLGMAVAIEDGLITPVIFDADKKRMGQISREAKELAGRARERKLKPEEYTGSTFSVSNLGMFGIDQFTAIINPPEAGILAIGAIEDKPVAVNGEVKVAKRMRVTMSCDHRVIDGALGAKFLQTVRKLVESPLSML from the coding sequence ATGGCGACGAAAGTGATGATGGAGGCGCTCTCCCCGACGATGGAGGAGGGGCGTCTCGTCAAGTGGCTGAAGAACGAGGGCGACGCGGTGAAGACGGGCGACACGCTCGCTGAGGTCGAGACGGACAAGGCGATCATGGAGCTCGTCGCGCGCGGCGACGGCGTGCTGCGCAAGCGGCTCATCGACGAGAACACGTCGACGCCGGTGGGGCAGCTCATCGCCGTCATCGCCGCGCCGGACGAGAACATCGACGCGCTCGTCGGCGGCGCGGCGCCGGCGCCCGCCGCGGCGCCTGCCGCCGCGCAGCCCGAGGCAGTCGTGGCGCAGCAGCGCGAGCAGGCCGGCGCGTCGTCGGTGCCGCGTGCGCCGTCGCAGTCGCAGGGCGAGGCGTCCACGCCGCCGCAGGAGAAGGTCGCCGCCGCGCCGCCGGGTGCGGCGGGTGGCGCGGCGCCGCGCACGCCGATGCCGCAGGCCGGCGGTCACGAGTCGGAGCAGGCGCCGCACGCCGCCGACAACGGCGGCCGCGTGCTCTCGTCGCCGCTCGCCCGCCGCATGGCGGCCGAAGCGGGGCTCGAGCTCGAGCAAGTGCGCGGCTCCGGCCCCGGGGGACGCATCATCCGTCGCGACGTGGAGGCCGCGGCCGCCGCGCCCCGCGCACCGTCCGCCGCGCCCGCCGCCGCATCCGAGCCCGCGGCAGCCGCACCCGCCGCACCCGCTGCCGCCGCACCGGGCGACTTCCAGGACGTTCCGCTCACCCAGATCCGCAAGACGATCGCGCGCCGGCTGAGCGAGTCGATCGGCCCGGTGCCGACGTTCTACCTCACCGCGGAGTTCGACATGGCGCGCGCCGCGGAGCTGCGCACGCAGCTCGCGGCGATGGGCGACGAGTACAAGGTGTCGTTCAACGACATCGTGCTGAAGGCGGTCGCCGTCGCGCTGTCGATGCACCCCGAGGTGAACGCGCACTGGCTCGGCGACAAGATCCGGCAGCACCGGCGCGTGCACCTCGGGATGGCCGTCGCGATCGAGGACGGGCTCATCACGCCGGTCATCTTCGACGCCGACAAGAAGCGCATGGGGCAGATCTCGCGCGAGGCGAAGGAGCTCGCAGGCCGCGCGCGCGAGCGGAAGCTGAAGCCGGAGGAGTACACCGGGTCGACGTTCTCCGTCTCGAACCTCGGCATGTTCGGCATCGACCAGTTCACCGCGATCATCAACCCGCCCGAGGCGGGGATCCTCGCCATCGGCGCGATCGAGGACAAGCCGGTGGCGGTGAACGGCGAGGTGAAGGTCGCGAAGCGCATGCGCGTCACGATGAGCTGCGACCACCGCGTGATCGACGGCGCGTTGGGCGCGAAGTTCCTGCAGACGGTGCGGAAGCTGGTGGAGAGCCCGCTCTCGATGCTCTGA
- a CDS encoding pyruvate dehydrogenase complex E1 component subunit beta: MPVITYRDALNQALREEMQRDDRVFIMGEEVGVYQGAYKVSKGLLQDFGEMRVVDTPITELGFAGVGVGAAMVGLRPVIEFMTWNFALLALDQVVNAAAKMLYMSGGQYNIPIVFRGPNGAALQLSAQHSQAWESWLAHIPGLKVVAPGTPYDAKGLLKSAIRDDNPVCMLEGEMLYNTKGEVPEEEYVIPIGKAELKREGDHATIVTWGKMALVAVNAADQLAKEGIRVDVVDLRTVRPMDTEAIYESVRKTNRCVVLEEGWPHSGVGAQVTDSVQRECFDHLDAPVIRVHQEDVPMPYAKNLEKAAKPDAPKTIAAIKKVLYLE, encoded by the coding sequence ATGCCTGTCATTACGTACCGCGACGCGCTGAATCAGGCGCTGCGCGAAGAGATGCAGCGGGACGACCGCGTCTTCATCATGGGCGAGGAGGTGGGCGTCTACCAGGGCGCCTACAAGGTGTCCAAGGGGCTCCTCCAGGACTTCGGCGAGATGCGCGTCGTCGACACGCCGATCACGGAGCTCGGCTTCGCCGGCGTCGGCGTCGGCGCGGCGATGGTCGGGCTGCGCCCCGTCATCGAGTTCATGACGTGGAACTTCGCGCTGCTCGCGCTCGACCAGGTCGTGAACGCCGCCGCGAAGATGCTCTACATGTCGGGCGGCCAGTACAACATCCCGATCGTGTTCCGCGGGCCGAACGGCGCCGCGCTGCAGCTCTCGGCGCAGCACTCGCAGGCGTGGGAGAGCTGGCTCGCGCACATCCCGGGGCTCAAGGTCGTCGCGCCCGGCACGCCGTACGACGCGAAGGGGCTGCTCAAGTCGGCCATCCGCGACGACAACCCGGTGTGCATGCTCGAGGGCGAGATGCTGTACAACACCAAGGGCGAGGTCCCCGAGGAGGAGTACGTCATCCCGATCGGCAAGGCGGAGCTGAAGCGGGAGGGCGACCACGCCACGATCGTCACGTGGGGGAAGATGGCGCTCGTCGCCGTGAACGCGGCCGACCAGCTCGCGAAGGAAGGCATCCGCGTCGACGTCGTGGATCTGCGCACGGTGCGGCCGATGGACACCGAGGCGATCTACGAGAGCGTGCGCAAGACGAACCGCTGCGTGGTGCTCGAGGAGGGGTGGCCGCACTCCGGCGTCGGCGCGCAGGTGACCGACTCGGTGCAGCGCGAGTGCTTCGACCATCTCGACGCGCCGGTGATCCGCGTGCACCAGGAAGACGTGCCGATGCCGTACGCGAAGAACCTCGAGAAGGCGGCGAAGCCCGACGCGCCGAAGACGATCGCCGCGATCAAGAAGGTCCTGTACCTGGAGTGA
- the pdhA gene encoding pyruvate dehydrogenase (acetyl-transferring) E1 component subunit alpha translates to MLRSMLLQRRFEERCAEAYAIGKIGGFCHLYIGQEAVSTGVESLLRADDYVITTYRDHGQALARGISPRAIMAELFGRIDGVVRGKGGSMHIFDRNTNFLGGHGIVGGHVPLAAGVGFAIKYRGGDQVIVCFMGESVVNTGAFHEALNMAALWKLPCVFLIENNRYGMGTALERASSIHDIHERGAAYNMARAFCDGQDVFAVRQTVGEAIERARKEQLPTLIDVRTYRFMGHSMSDAVSGTYRTKAELDEYLKRDPIALLRAHMQENGEITPEDVQHMDEEIKALVQDAWDFADNSPEPPLEALYEDVLVDTTS, encoded by the coding sequence ATGCTGCGGTCCATGCTGCTGCAGCGTCGCTTCGAGGAGCGGTGCGCCGAGGCGTACGCCATCGGCAAGATCGGCGGCTTCTGCCACCTCTACATCGGCCAGGAGGCGGTGAGCACGGGCGTCGAGTCGCTGCTGCGTGCCGACGACTACGTCATCACGACGTACCGCGACCACGGCCAGGCGCTCGCGCGCGGCATCTCGCCGCGCGCGATCATGGCGGAGCTGTTCGGCCGCATCGACGGCGTGGTGCGCGGCAAGGGCGGCTCGATGCACATCTTCGATCGCAACACGAACTTCCTCGGCGGCCACGGCATCGTCGGCGGGCACGTGCCGCTCGCCGCCGGCGTCGGCTTCGCGATCAAGTACCGCGGCGGCGATCAGGTCATCGTCTGCTTCATGGGCGAGTCCGTGGTGAACACCGGCGCGTTCCACGAGGCGCTGAACATGGCCGCGCTGTGGAAGCTGCCGTGCGTCTTCCTGATCGAGAACAACCGCTACGGCATGGGAACGGCGCTGGAGCGCGCCAGCTCCATCCACGACATCCACGAGCGCGGCGCGGCGTACAACATGGCGCGCGCGTTCTGCGACGGGCAGGACGTGTTCGCCGTGCGCCAGACGGTCGGCGAGGCGATCGAGCGGGCGCGCAAGGAGCAGCTGCCCACGCTCATCGACGTGCGCACGTACCGCTTCATGGGCCACTCGATGTCGGACGCCGTGAGCGGCACGTACCGCACGAAGGCGGAGCTCGACGAGTACCTGAAGCGCGACCCCATCGCGCTGCTGCGCGCGCACATGCAGGAGAACGGCGAGATCACCCCCGAGGACGTGCAGCACATGGACGAGGAGATCAAGGCCCTCGTGCAGGACGCCTGGGACTTCGCCGACAACAGTCCGGAGCCGCCGCTGGAGGCGCTCTACGAGGACGTGCTCGTCGACACGACTTCCTGA
- the lipA gene encoding lipoyl synthase: MAETLYQILGRHRTEPLPERKPSWLKVKAPGGPNYLRLKQLMRSLDLHTVCEEAHCPNVGECWEHGTATFMILGDVCTRNCAYCAVAHGRPPRFDPAEPERVAEACAEMQLRHVVLTSVDRDDLPDFGAWAFAETIRQIKARLPETSVEVLVPDFQGHEESIRTVLEAEPDIYNHNTETVPRLYKKCRPGGRYERVMNIFRTSKRLAPHIPTKTGIILGMGETNEEVVAVMRDLRAVDVDILTLGQYLRPSDSHIALDRYVTPEDFRWFREVGLALGFKHVESAPLVRSSYHAWEQVQAAQAATA; encoded by the coding sequence AACCGCTCCCCGAGCGGAAGCCGTCGTGGCTGAAGGTGAAGGCGCCGGGCGGCCCGAACTACCTCCGGCTCAAGCAGCTGATGCGCTCCCTCGACCTGCACACGGTCTGTGAGGAGGCGCACTGCCCGAACGTCGGCGAGTGCTGGGAGCACGGCACCGCGACGTTCATGATCCTCGGCGACGTCTGCACCCGCAACTGCGCGTACTGCGCGGTCGCGCACGGGCGCCCGCCGCGGTTCGACCCGGCGGAGCCGGAGCGCGTGGCCGAGGCGTGCGCCGAGATGCAGCTCCGCCACGTCGTGCTCACCTCCGTCGACCGCGACGACCTTCCCGACTTCGGGGCCTGGGCGTTCGCCGAGACGATCCGGCAGATCAAGGCCCGGCTCCCCGAGACGTCGGTCGAGGTGCTCGTTCCCGACTTCCAGGGGCACGAGGAGTCGATCCGGACGGTGCTGGAGGCAGAGCCGGACATCTACAACCACAACACCGAGACCGTCCCGCGCCTGTACAAGAAGTGCCGCCCCGGCGGCCGCTACGAGCGCGTGATGAACATCTTCCGCACCTCCAAGCGACTCGCCCCGCACATCCCGACGAAGACGGGGATCATCCTCGGGATGGGGGAGACGAACGAGGAGGTCGTCGCCGTGATGCGCGACCTGCGCGCCGTGGACGTCGACATCCTGACGCTCGGCCAGTACCTCCGGCCGTCCGACTCGCACATCGCGCTCGACCGCTACGTGACGCCGGAGGATTTCCGGTGGTTCCGCGAGGTCGGGCTCGCGCTGGGGTTCAAGCACGTCGAGAGCGCGCCGCTGGTGCGCTCGAGCTACCACGCCTGGGAGCAGGTCCAGGCGGCGCAGGCCGCCACCGCCTAA